Genomic window (Musa acuminata AAA Group cultivar baxijiao chromosome BXJ1-9, Cavendish_Baxijiao_AAA, whole genome shotgun sequence):
ATGGTACATTTCAAAGACATTGCATGGTGGCTTGGTGCAAGGCATCATAGCAAGCACATTAAAAACTCATGGCTCCATCTGCTCCACCATTGTCACATCTTCAACGTCATCAATCCAAGGGTGACAGATTGGACCGAGGACCACAAGATATCGATAGTCATCATCATCTCCATCTATTAGTGggcaatgccagcttgctcaaatggaaacTAGGATCTCCTGGGTGTGTCCATGGCCATGCCAGTTCTTAATGTAATGCCATGTCTATTATGTCGAACAGACAAGTCCCATCTGCTGTCTCATGGGCCCATGGAATGTTAGGGTTAAATGAGTAGATTATCACAAGACCTGTGTGGCATTAAAATACAGGGGAAGGTAGCCAAGTGCATGCCATGTTGGTGAGAAGCAATTGGATGTTCCTTGTTTGCACCTCCTCTTTGTACTCAGTTTTGGTGTTTGTTTATGGGACACTTGCTCCCTTATTTTACTGATATATTTGTTTATACTGTTATGGTTCAGCATTAGGTGTGGAGAACGTGAAGCTTGTTTTGTGTGGGAATTTGGTGAGACTCTGCAGATTACGCGTGCTTGAGAGTCAAAGATTGGTCCCAAACACAGCGAATTTTcctgtattttttttcttattcgtgTGTCGTAAACTTCTCCAGGGATGGCTCCACTTCCTTAATTCATGCATCTCAGTGATTGGATAAGATGAAGGAGAATAAAGATACAGTAAATGATTCAAACTCtccagtatttttatcttctaataGAACACGTTTCTCTCTGAGATTGATCAACACAAAGAGAAGCAGCAGGAGCAGCAGCCTTGGGTGAGGTGAAGGGAGGAGAGCACCATCAAAATGCCCAGTTTGCTTTTGCGAGGTTTGGTGGTGGACAAGCAAGCGTCATCCGTTTCTTGCTGGAGAAGGATCCCTTGGCCTCCTCCGCTAAGTTTGCTCCGCTTGATGTCGATATGATCTTTTTCTTAGTCCAACCGATCTAAGTTGGGTCTTGGAATTGCATGCCTGGATTTCCAGGGAAAGGGAATGTTGAAGTGGTGTTTGGGTGGCGTAGGTTGACACGGATAGTGTGAAGAATGATGCCCATCCTTGTCTCATAATGGAAGTAAAATAGTCCATTACTGTCCACTATTCTAAATGCGCTAAATCATATAAAGCATGTAATTAGCAATAGAAGTGAATTGATACATCATTGATTAAACgtgtttgataattttatgcTAATAGAATGCAATCatgtaaaatgttaaaattataaaaaacacATGGCTAATATTAAGAAATGTTCACTATATTACGATGTCAATGGGACAGACACatcgtaaaaaaataaataaataaataaagaatataaatGAATTTTCTTCTTGTTCATCCTTATAATGAAAAAGACTTAAATGTtctgaaaaaaatttaaatgaaattataaacATGAGGACGCAAAGCATTTCCCCACTGCATGATTTGGAAGGGAGAACGCCACACCTGATCTCCATTCCCAGTTGACATATTTTAAGGAGCAGAGTGACGCATTACCGTACCTGGTCTCTCGATGACTTGTTTCATTTTGATAGTCCAAAGTGAAGGTTGGGAATGATGATTAGATTAAACGTTTCTGGAGCATTTCGAGAGCTTTCCAAGTTCTTGAAGAGGCGACGCCACACTAACTCCACTCTCCCATCTGCTATATTCTATGGAGCAATGCAATGATTAACACCCATTACATGAGCTTTAAAAAGACTCTGCATGCAGTTCGCCAGCAACTTGGCACGTGTGCCTCCACTAATCGGCAGCGGGCGCCATTGAAGCTACGTTCAAAAGCTTAAGCATCATTATTCATGGGAGTATAGGAGTGATGAAGCAGAGTGTATAATCGAGATGCTTAGCTGGGGTTCATCTGCTGCGGACAGAGCAAGTTAGCATCAGATATACATTGAGCTTGTAGGAACAGAGGAAGGATTCTTGGCAAGATAAGATTGTCTCGGTCTGCTAATGCTTAGACTCGAGTGCTGTTTCTTAGCTCTTAGACCGAGAATGCTGGGGTGCAAAGCTCCCTCGAAGGTTGTGTTTGTCCAAGTCGGCTTGTCGCCATCAGGACATAGGTTGGGGGGGGGTTGGGCTCCCACAACAATGGAATGATACCCTGCACAAATGTCTGGTTTTTCTGGTGGTGCTTTGAATTATCGAAAGATACGTGCAAAGACATTTGCAGCGTATATAAAACATCAGCAAGCCCTCCTACCACAACAAAAAAAGGGAGAGAATAGATGACTGCTTATTGTTCATTGCCTGCACTCACATAAACATCATTAAGAGCAATCTTCTaccacaaaaaaataaaaaagggagagaagttGAATGAAATAAATGGACGAAAGAACAGATGTCAATCAGATAACAGCAGCCTACAAACAACTCTTTCGATATGGCAAAGATAAAGCTTTGTTAGCATTCAAAGATCCGGGTCGGCTGAGACTACAAATAAAGCCACCCTTCAAAACAAACGCAAACATATGTGAAAGCAACTCTATTTGTTAAAATCTAACTCCAATATGAAAAAGGCAGCAACTGGGAGATCAGACCATGTAAGTCATGCCCACTTGCATCAGGTTTGTATGGGGAACACTCAACGATGCAATACCTCTTCTGCAATTTTTTCTCAAGAAAGCATAGAAGTAGTTTATAACCAGCTTCTTGATGAACCAAGATTCCTTTCTAGCCCTAATGTCACCATGCCCAAGAAGATAAACCACCCCTGACTCTTTTGCCTTGTGTATGAATGAAAGCTCCCGATCAAGGCTTTGTTGCGCATCTGCCACAACCTCATTATGTGGCTCATCAAAAGAAGTACTTACTTCTGAGAGTGTCTTGTCAATAGGGCTATAACCAGCCAGGAGTGGAACACCAAGGGAATAGACGCTGCCGTTGGGAGCCACAAGAATGTTTGAACAAGAAACTTCCTTCTCAGAATCTGTGTCAGCATCCTCATCACTCTCCAGTGAACGCATTTGGGCTTCTCGACGAATGTACTTCTCAAGGCTTTCAATCAAAAGTTGTTCAAATGTCTGGTGATGTTCCTTGCGCACATCCTTGTAGCCGTACCTACATCGAGCAAATAGAACTAAGCAATAGCAGACAAATGAATTGAAATAGTGTTGAACAACTGCACATGACCGCCAACCAACCGAGTGACCAGAGCAAGGTGACCGACCAACACATCAGTCCTCTCTGTGTTTTATAAAAAAGAGGAAATTTTTGAACACTGAATATGTCAGACGTGTGCTAAAGAAAAATTTACGATGACATGTAGCTGTTTGAGATCAATGACCTGTTTCCCAAAAAtcacaaagaattcatgaaaaaaaaaatacatattataTAACTTTAACCTAACCCAAATTGTTTTTCATCATGAAATCTTACTGTTCAAATTTAGATCACCCGAGAGGTCTAACCTCATCCTTATAATCCAACTGAAAAAAGCAGTTTCTTTTTGTTCTAACATAGATCACAGTTATCAAGAACCAAAATTAACCAAAGAATCTTCATTTGGTCCCCAATCCAGAGATATGTTGTTGACCCATGGAGGATGCCACCACCAAAAAAGAGATCCCAGAAGGGACGTCTAAGTTGAGGCACTATGTGGTAGCCATCAGTAACATCAGCTATCTTTACTCCTCAAATCAATAGTCTTAGCATCCTGTATCAGTTGCCTGGAACAACTTTAATCATAAGTATTTTATTCATGGTCTAAAACAGTCAGCCAATCCAAATCCAAATAAACTTTAACAGAAGTCGAAAGTTGGTTTATTCAACATTTTGAGCCCCACCAGCTTCAGATCTAGGATCAGCCCAGATCAATGACAGGGTGTTCTCAACCCAGATCAAGCAATGTGACTGTGTTGTCCTCTTAAGGagtaattttaatatgaaaagcctgtttaaataattttaaacatCTTAAAACAATAACAGCATAGATAGTTATCCTTTTATTAGTTCCTTAATTTTAGATGATTGCTTTTGTGTTTATTCTaagacattttatttttttttgtcaatttttACCAAGATGCAAATTCACCCTGTTGGGTCACGCAGTCAGACTAATCCAGATTCCAACCTCATTGACTGACAGATCCCTATTCAAGCATTGAGAGAAAACAAGCATGGTTTTACTTTTACAAATCCTACCTTTTTCTCATCATTTATTTTTGTCATGCAGTCTTTACCCATGATCATGATATAAACATCTCCAAAGTCTAGTAAGTGAATCTTACCGAGCAATGCAACGAAACATGTGATAGCTTTTAGGGCAGACCCTCCTGAAGAGAAACCTTTCAGTCTGTGGCACTACAGGAACTGGCACATATTTGATGCAGACAAATATGATCATTGAATGAATTGCTGGCAAGGTGGTCAGGAAATGACCAAAGATTGCAGGGATTCCTTTAACCAGCTCATTGTAAACCAAGCCAATTCCGGGGGCTCTAATAGTGCCAAGGTTACAACCCAGTTCCATCATCAAATCCATGGAAAGCTTCTGTTTCACTTCAGTTTCATACTTAAGCTTGCTGCCATAATTCCATATGTACATTATCAAAAACAACACTGCTGTAAAAACCAGCATCACCCAGCTTCCATCCACCACACTGCCCAAAACTGAAGAGAAAAAAAGTAATTCCAACCCCAGAAACAAAGTTAAGAAGCACAACACAAATGTAATGTTGATCTGCCATATAAGAAGCATAATGATAGTTACTAAGATTGTGGTCATGATCATCACGCCAAGCTCAGCAATTCCTGCAGAATAAACCTATATCAATAAAGGAAGCCAACAGGGAACATATATTCTAATGAATGATCTACTCTGGtcagtgaaagaaaaaaaaatcttagaaaaTACAGAAAAAGGGAAACAAAAGTATAATGAAATGGTAAGAACTGTTGTCAATGGAAATGTATAATAGTAGACAGTCTCATGATCTTTACACTTCCTGATCAAAAGTTTATAGTGGCAAATACTAAAGAATCTCCAGTAAACTGAATCAAAACACTTCTACTTAGGCACCATATCCAATAGAGAGGAAAACCTACTtaaaatgaaatgaaaaaaattattttttccctGACATGATTTTCCAATCAATTTACTAAGGTCAAAAGACTAGCAATAAGCATTCTCTTAGAAAAAGAGCACAGATTCCAAAACTTCCCAATATACTATTTTAGGCTATTCTTCCATTCAGGAAGTGGAGAGTGGAAACCTCCGACAATGTCTTACTAGTGCTAATCACTCTTAAGTTAGTCTTAGCTATCTAACTGAATAACTGCTTATATCAAATCACTTAAAGAGGTGATCCAAACAAAAAGTATTGACTTCTTGGTAAAGTTCCTTTGACCCACACTAATATCCTATATCCCAATGCATCAGaagattttttaatccaaaaccAACAAATTATCCATAATTTTTATGCTCAACCAAAGGCCCTCCGGATTAAAAGTATTTTTAGAACAAAACATAAGTGAAAATTTAGGCTTAGAAAATATACTTTTAATACAAAAGACAAGCAAAAGGATAGGAATAAACACCATATGCATTGCCAATCTCATATATGCTTCCAAAGGTAGCAACAGATGCCACACACGAAACCAGCAGAAACCAGTTTATCACTGGAATATATATTTGGCCCATGAACTTCCGAGATGTGTGAATGATTTTAAGTCGAGGAAAACAACCAAGAGCTATTGATTGTTTAATGCACGAAAAAGTTGCTGTTGTCATTGCCCGACTTGCAATTAGTGCAGCTATAGTTGCTATGAAGAAGACTGGCCAGAAAGCTCCACCTGAAATTGTACATAGCAGTCATGTCCTGATATATTGCTGAACGTTAAAAACAGAGCCAAAACTCAAGCTTAGACCtaatttgttgagaaaaattgTAATACTGCTAAAATAATAATGGTCATGTTACAATCAAATCACACAGAGGCCAAAGTATGAACTTGCAGAtatgagagaaaagaaagagTAACAAACCCAAGAAATAGATTGATCTAGCTTACTCGGGATAGATGAAAAGAAGACCTGCTGCTTTTCAGTTAAATTTTCCATAAGGAATGCAGCCTGACCAAGGTATCCCAAAAGAAGGCATGGCAGAACGAGAAACACAAAAGTGAGCTGCAATGAGGAGCTAAAGTAATCAGAACACGTAAAAATATAATATGAGgttttgagagatttgagaaggGAAAAAAGAGGATAAAAATCCATAGTTCCCGATGCTTTACCTGGACAGATCTAACAGAGAAATAGCAAAGGTCAGCAAACATTGCCTCGGACCCTGAATTCAACCACATTGATCACTTAGTTTTATATAACAGTTTTAAATAATGTTGAACAACAGAGGAGCTGAGAAAAATTTCTACAAAGGTCTTTGTAGTGAGTAATTTAAAGATTTTAGTTTTTCCTTCACATAATCTCCATGTCACGATACCATTACTGGAACATACATATATTCAATCATATTGCCACATCAGTTACTTTGTCAAGTTTTATTAAGTTCAGCTTGTTAGTGGTAAATACTTGGGATTCCTAAGCTTAAAAGGATAAAGAAACATGTTTATTATGGTGAAGAGCCCCAATTCATATCGACTAAATACTGAGCTGACTTTAGAGTATATAAGCCTATGCCATAACATCCTATTTTTATGGCATCTTAGCAAACTCAAATAGTTGGGAATTATGGATCCCACTGTTGTGTGTTCAATGCAACCTGaaggttttcttcctttcttactGTGATGATGGTTGAGGTGATTGATTCTTCAGTAACTTAAAAAGTTGAAAGTTCAAGTGTGAGAACAATCACATAAATTTTCCAAACTTTTACATGAAGATGGTAAATATAGTAAACATATTGTATCATGGTAGATATACGATGCCAATTGCTACTAACTATGTAACTGTGAACTGCCACTAATGAAACTTACATCTTGGCACAGTGCCATAGAACTGAACTCCATGGTTAAGAGTCAAGACTACATTTGTAAACACATCAAATATAATCAAGTTTTTGCGTACTGAAGGAGAATTGCACAGTTTACTCAAAAAATATTTGGGTTCGTTTATATCAATAGAGGTTATAATAGTTGATTTTGGCTATTTATGAAAATAGTAACCGTGTGGTAAACCAAAATCAGATTACCAAATTGGTACTGAGATCCAATTATTAGGCTGATTACTTGTTTTGATGATAGGCAAATACTGGACAACTATagccaaaatatttattatatgcaTACTATATCATGAATGTCCAATGACAGGAAAAGATTTACTTATGACTCAACCATTTAAACTTTACAGATGCAATAAATAACCGAAAATGTTTGTTTGGTCATAGTAAGTTGCACTTATTCCTGAGATACAgagtagaaacatgattaaatatgCATTTCTGCAGACATAGGTCAAGTATAAAATAATTGTATAGGAAGCTTGCCCCAAAAATTCAACCTGTTGCAATGGAAGATACTGTTGTTTTTTCATGAATTGATGACAAAACAAAACTTAATGGTGGTAACGAAGTCACCTGGAGTTTACTTGTTCTTTGGCTTTGGTATAAATAATTAGAAACTTACTACTTACCAGTTGCACAAAGAAGACAACCCCCTAGAGACATCCACGCCTGAGTCGGATTTCTTTTAAAGAAGTAGTAGATATAAACAGGGCTAAATGCTCTTAAAACATATGTTCCATACTTAAGAAGATTGCATATTCCTACGACTCCAAGTGAGCAAAACCATATGAATAATGCAGGACCCACTGCAAGCCCCACTTTGCTTGTTCCAAACCTCTGAACACTGAACAAGACAATAAGAGATGCAATTGAAATCATCACCACTTCATCTGCAAAAAGGTTGCACAGTTAAGCAATTAAGTAAACTGATAAACAATCATAGAAAAATGAAAGACATCGCAAATAAGCAAAATCTGATTTTCAAGCTCCAGTTTAAGCTTCGATATAATAGGTACTaaacatcatcaaaattatcatgGATTAAAGAAAGCACCAGATGGGGCGTACTTTGCCTGGGTGTTCACAGTGAGAAAAACTACATTAAAATTGTCTGGAAGATCTTGATGCAATAATTGGTTATTGCCATTTTCTTTGATTGTCATAATGGGTTAGGGGTGGCAAAAAGATTCTCCTACCTATCCAACTTACCCAGTCCGACAGAGTGAGGCAGATATCCTAAGTTGTGCTGAAAACTGGGTTgaacattttcattattaatgaACGAAAACAGGATTGGTCACATATACAgagttcaaaaaattcaatttGCAATAAGCCTAGTTCTATATGTTATGTTTTCTTAAAAAGCATAAATTTCTTTGTTGTTTTTACTTACCAAACTCTCAAGCACAACACCCCTTTATTTTCCTTGTCTTCTGCAGGAAGTTATGCTTCCTTTTTATGTAAATCTCTCcataatttctaaaaatacttgacaCATCACATCTAATGATACCAAAAATAGCATATTAGTTGGCCATTAGATATCCAGCATCAATTGACCACTTTTACAACTGACAAAAGTAATTCATCATACTTTGACTGTCTACTCCTCCTTTTCATAATTTGTTCTTTTATAATCTATAATCTCACTTTTCTATGGTTAAGGATCATCTTCTATTTTTCTTGTAACCATGTATATTCAAACATATGCCACATATTGAATATAATATTTGTTGTATCTAAGTGCGATAGTCCCTTTCTCTTTCGTGTAATGTGATGTTTGTAAAGAATCACAAATGacaatatctttctttttttgtcaATTCGAAATTGTCTCTGGGAAAGCTTGATGTTATTAAGTTAAATTGGGTTTGGACCAAGACCttactaaatattttgattatatatTCACTAACTCACTCACTTTCACCCATTAACCTTCAATTTGTTCAAGACCAGATAGAAAATTTGACATTttcatgatcatacttcaaattcTAGAGAACCATAGATATGGACAACCACACTAGCCCAACATTAGAATTTAGTATTAAGGACCTTAAAACAAGTACTAAGACAACAACTCTAAGGGCGGCCAAGTGCATAAGCCTCTCGCGATGTAGGATCTAGATAAGGTCAATATACAAAGGTTTAAATCTGCAGTTAAAAATAGTTTCCAGAACTCAAACTCTAGTCATCTAGATTACTGAGGAGCAACCAAACCATGACACCATGGTCATTGGCACTAGGATGACTATAATTATCGAACTCATTCCGATCTCAGCCACTATAGGACACTTTCAGTACaatggtaaacaaataaaaacttcaAACCAAAAAGCACCAGACATCCATATACTCTTAAAGATACATAAATAACAAGAAAGGCTGGAATAGCACAAATTTAGACTATTTATGCTTCATGTCATCCCTTATTGTAAACATTGTTTATCATAAGCAGTTAagaaattgtataaaaaaatgaaatgagcTCAAAAGGCATTGGGAAATCTTAACCGACTTCAAACACAAAGGGATAACTTTCATATTAACAACAAATCCATTTAGCACAGCTTGAATGATAGTGGGAACATGCCTACGCTTTAAAAGAATTAAAACCACATTATTACCTTGTTCAACACTAGAAATTCCAACCTTCAATCCATTGAATGCTGACATAACTGCaatttacaaaaaataaataaaatatgattttaaaagaaaaacaaatatatgACATATATTAGTTAAGCCAAACAAtaagatgttttttttttaatgttctgTTCACAAATGTTGGCCAGCATACTAGCAGTATCTATTTTTCAAGAAAGATAATCTTACAACCTGACATTGCTGGAGTGACAACACCATCAGCAATCACCATAGAAGTACCAAAGAGAACCAAAATCAAAAGCAGCTTCTTGAGTGTTAATGAATTTTCAAGATACTCCTTGAGTTTTAGAGACCTTTCCAGCTCTGCTGATGGAACCTTGAGCCTGAAGCTCGATATGCGAGCATCAGAAGGCAATTGATTTGGAAGAAGGCTGGCCTTTGCATTTCTacagatcaaagaatataaagCAAAGGTCCCCCCTGCAAAAGGTGAAGCATAATGAGAAGACACTAAAATAACCTCCTAGTGAAAAGAAGACTTGCATAAAACAAGATCCACACATATGACTCCTAGCGTACCTTCACCATCATCATTGGCCCAAAGGACAACCAAGGTGTACTTCACAAGTGGTATGAGAATCAATGTATACAAAACAAGAGAGAGTGCTCCTAGAACATCTTCCTTCTCGATAAGAGGATACTTATTAAGCATGACATCGAAAGTGTACAATGGGCTTGTCCCAACATCCCCAAATACAACTCCAAGTGTCTGAAGTGCAAGCACTATCTGTCTTCCCAGACTaacatcctgcacaattaaacagAACGACTTCAGAAAGCAATTATTGCAGGCAAACACAATTTTCCAAAAA
Coding sequences:
- the LOC135592916 gene encoding potassium transporter 7-like, which translates into the protein MAEGLARGNGQLAKMDSTESRWAARDQEDSEDDSEEEGEESSRRMSLDSEEEEDNVEQRLIRTGPRIDSFDVEALEVPGAHRNDFEDVSLGRQIVLALQTLGVVFGDVGTSPLYTFDVMLNKYPLIEKEDVLGALSLVLYTLILIPLVKYTLVVLWANDDGEGGTFALYSLICRNAKASLLPNQLPSDARISSFRLKVPSAELERSLKLKEYLENSLTLKKLLLILVLFGTSMVIADGVVTPAMSVMSAFNGLKVGISSVEQDEVVMISIASLIVLFSVQRFGTSKVGLAVGPALFIWFCSLGVVGICNLLKYGTYVLRAFSPVYIYYFFKRNPTQAWMSLGGCLLCATGSEAMFADLCYFSVRSVQLTFVFLVLPCLLLGYLGQAAFLMENLTEKQQVFFSSIPSGAFWPVFFIATIAALIASRAMTTATFSCIKQSIALGCFPRLKIIHTSRKFMGQIYIPVINWFLLVSCVASVATFGSIYEIGNAYGIAELGVMIMTTILVTIIMLLIWQINITFVLCFLTLFLGLELLFFSSVLGSVVDGSWVMLVFTAVLFLIMYIWNYGSKLKYETEVKQKLSMDLMMELGCNLGTIRAPGIGLVYNELVKGIPAIFGHFLTTLPAIHSMIIFVCIKYVPVPVVPQTERFLFRRVCPKSYHMFRCIARYGYKDVRKEHHQTFEQLLIESLEKYIRREAQMRSLESDEDADTDSEKEVSCSNILVAPNGSVYSLGVPLLAGYSPIDKTLSEVSTSFDEPHNEVVADAQQSLDRELSFIHKAKESGVVYLLGHGDIRARKESWFIKKLVINYFYAFLRKNCRRGIASLSVPHTNLMQVGMTYMV